A window from Betta splendens chromosome 1, fBetSpl5.4, whole genome shotgun sequence encodes these proteins:
- the dnajb1b gene encoding dnaJ homolog subfamily B member 1b codes for MGKDYYEILGIKKGASEEDIKKAYRKQALRYHPDKNKSPGAEEKFKEIAEAYDVLSDPKKKDIYDRYGEEGLKGGGSAGGGPGNFSYTFQGDPHVIFSDFFGGRNPFEQFFGARNGGMDEDMDTDDPFARFGMGGGGMGGFPRSFSTGMGGMGPHTSVVKKPQDPPVVHDLRVTLEEVLSGCTKKMKISRKRLNPDGRTTRTEEKILEVNIKKGWKEGTKITFPKEGDETPTNIPADVVFVLKDKPHHVFKRDGSDIIYKAKISLRDALCGCTVNAPTLDGRSVTVSTTDIVQPGMKRRISGEGLPYPKRPDRRGDLIVEYEVRFPERLSQNARDTIGQVLPRS; via the exons ATGGGAAAAGACTACTACGAGATTCTGGGAATAAAGAAAGGGGCGTCGGAGGAGGATATAAAGAAAGCGTATCGCAAGCAGGCTCTGCGCTATCACCCCGACAAAAACAAGTCACCGGGAGCCGAGGAGAAATTCAAGGAAATTGCCGAAGCTTACGATGTTTTGAGCGACCCAAAGAAAAAGGACATCTACGACCGCTACGGCGAGGAAG GTCTAAAAGGTGGAGGCTCTGCAGGTGGTGGCCCTGGCAACTTCAGCTACACTTTCCAAGGTGACCCTCATGTCATCTTTTCGGACTTCTTTGGTGGACGCAATCCCTTCGAACAATTTTTCGGTGCCCGCAATGGGGGCATGGATGAGGACATGGACACTGATGACCCTTTTGCCCGCTTTGGAATGGGTGGAGGTGGAATGGGTGGGTTCCCCCGCTCTTTCAGCACTGGTATGGGAGGAATGGGCCCTCACACCAGCGTTGTAAAGAAGCCTCAGGATCCACCGGTTGTCCATGATCTGCGGGTGACCTTAGAAGAAGTGCTGTCAGGTTGCACAAAGAAAATGAAGATCTCACGTAAGAGGCTGAACCCTGACGGGCGAACAACAAGGACAGAAGAAAAAATCCTGGAGGTTAATATAAAGAAGGGGTGGAAAGAGGGTACCAAAATTACATTTCCCAAAGAGGGTGATGAGACTCCTACAAACATTCCAGCCGATGTGGTCTTTGTATTAAAGGACAAACCACATCATGTGTTCAAGCGTGACGGATcagacatcatttacaaagccAAGATCTCACTTAGAGAT GCATTGTGTGGCTGCACAGTCAATGCACCCACGCTGGACGGCAGATCAGTGACGGTGTCAACAACAGATATTGTGCAGCCAGGGATGAAGCGGCGCATTAGTGGTGAAGGGCTACCGTATCCTAAACGACCCGATCGTCGAGGCGATCTAATAGTGGAGTACGAAGTCAGGTTCCCAGAACGGCTCAGCCAGAACGCCCGGGACACCATCGGTCAGGTTCTGCCAAGATCTTAA